The genomic stretch GCTACGAGCTCCCCGCCGAGGCCGAGGACAACGTCTGGAGCCTGTCCGACTCCGAGCGCAAGGCACTCGGCTACAGCCAGCTGCCGGCGAGCCTCGACCACGCCCTGTCGCTGATGGAGGACTCGGAGCTCGTCGCCGAGACCCTGGGCGAGCAGGTCTTCAACTTCGTGCTCCTCAACAAGCGCCAGGAGTGGAAGCGGTACCGCGACCAGGTCACCCCCTTCGAGCTGGACACCAACCTCGGCATGCTCTGACCCCGCCGGTCAGGACACACGACGGGAGCGCACGCGATGACCAGCAGGACGGCGACCTCGCGGTCGCAGCTGGCGCGGCTCGGGTTCGCCGACCTGTCCGGCACGCTCGAACGGATCGCCGCCCTGGAGGCCCGCCCCGCGTCCGACCTGCGGGTCCCGATCGCGGACGCCGAGTCGGTCTGGGCCGCCACGGCGGACCCGGACGGCGCGCTGCTGGCGCTCGAGCGCCTCATCGAGTCCGCACCGGAGCAGCTGCGGCCGGTCCTGGCCGACGCCGGCGCGACCGAGCGCCTGGTCCGGTTGCTCGGTGCCTCGATCGGGCTGGCCGAGTTCCTGCAGCGCCGGCCGGACGAACTCGCCCTGCTGCTCGAACCCGTGGCCCCGCCGTGGTCGCAGGAGCGGTACACGGCGTCGCTCGACGAGGCCGTCGACGGTAGCTCGGGGGAGACCGCCCGCCGTCGACTGCGCGTCCGCTACCGCCGACACCTGGCGCAGATCGCCCTGTTCGACGTCCTGCACCCGTCCCCGACCGAGGCGTTCCCGGACGTCGCTGCGGGCCTCGCCGACCTGGCCGGTGCCGCGCTCGACGCCGCCGTGACGGTCGCCCGTCGCGAGGTCCCGTTCCCCGCCGCGGACGTGGCCGCCACGCCGCTGGCCGTGATCGCGATGGGCAAGGCCGGAGCGCGGGAACTCAACTACGTCAGCGACGTCGACGTCATCTTCGTGACGGAACCCACCGAGCCGGCCGACGGGGACGACGCACCCGCGATCAGCACCGACCGCGCCGTGCTCATCGCGACGCGCCTGGCGATCGCCGCGACCCACGTCATCACGGACCTCGCCGCCGAACCCGCGCTGTGGGAGGTCGACGCGAACCTCCGGCCCGAAGGCAAGGACGGGGCACTCGTCCGGACGCTCGAGTCGCACGTGGCGTACTACGAGCGCTGGGCGAAGGGGTGGGAGTTCCAGGCGCTGCTCAAGGCGCGGGCGATCGCCGGGTCGACGGACCTCGGCGAACGCTACGTCGCCGCGGTGGCCCCGTTCGTCTGGGAGTCGTCGAAACGCCCAGGGTTCGTGGAGTCGGTGCAGCGGATGCGGGAGCGGGTCACGGCGCACATCCCGGACGCCCAGGTCGACCGGCAGCTGAAGCTCGGCCCCGGCGGCTTGCGCGACGTGGAGTTCACCGTGCAGCTGCTGCAGCTCGTGCACGGGCGGGACGACGAGTCCGTGCGGGTGCGCTCCACGCTCGAGGCGATGGACGCGCTGGCGACCGCCGGGTACGTCGGACGACCAGAGGCCGCGCGCTTCGGGCCGGACTACGCCCTGCTCCGGGTGCTCGAGCACCACATCCAGCTCCGGCGGCTGCAGCGCACGCACCTGATGCCCTCCGACGAGGACGAACTCCGGGTCCTCGCACGCTCGACCCGGCTGGCGTCCTCGGCGTCGGCACTGCAGGACCGCTGGCGGTCGGTGAAGCTCGAGGTCCGGGGCCTCCACGAGCGGCTGTTCTACCGACCGATGCTCGCCGCGGTGGCCTCGACCGAGGGTGAGATCGTCCTGACGAGCAGCCAGGTCCGTGACCGGCTCACCGCCATCGGGTTCCTCGACCCGGACGGCGCCGTCACCCACATCCGTGCGCTGACGCAGGGGACGACCCGGCGGGCGGCGATCCAGCGGAACCTCCTGCCGGTGCTCCTGCGCTGGATGGCGGAGGGACCGGCACCGGACCGGGCACTCCTGGCCTTCCGGCGGCTCAGCGACGTCCTGGGGGAGTCGAGCTGGTTCCTCCGGATGCTCCGCGACTCCTCCGGCGCCGCGCACAGCCTGACGACCGTGCTGTCCGAGTCCGCGTTCCTCTCGGGTCTGCTCGAGCGTTTCCCGGAGGCCGTGGCGTGGTTGGACGAGCCGGACACCCTGCTCAAGCCCCGCCCGCTGCCGGCGTTGCTCGCCGAGACAGGGGCGACGACGGCCCGGCACGGTGACGCCGTGGACACCGCGGCCTCGCTGCTGCGCGGGGTCCGGCGGCGGGAGACGCTCCGACTCGGCATGGCCGCGGTGCTCGGCCACCTGGACGTCGACGGCCTCGGCCCGGCGCTCAGCGACGTCACCGAGGCCACGCTGAGCGGCGCCCTCGACCTGGCGCGTCGGGACGCCCCGGACGGCCTGGAGTTCGGCGTGATCGCGATGGGGCGGTACGGCGGGCGTGAGCTCGGGTTCGGGTCGGACGCCGACGTCCTGTTCGTCTACCGGTCGTCGACGGTGCCGAACGACGTGGCCTCGCGGGCGTCACAGGTCGTGGTGCGCGAGCTGAACCGGCTGACCGAGGACGCCTTGCACCCCCTCGACCTCGACATCGACCTGCGGCCCGAGGGGAAGAACGGCCCCGTGGTGCGCTCGTTCGACTCGTACGCGGCCTACTACGCCCGCTGGTCGCTGACGTGGGAGGCCCAGGCGCTCCTCCGTGCCCGCGGTGCCGTGGGGGACGAGCAGCTCCTCCGCGACTTCGAGCACCTGGCGGACCGGACCCGCTACCCGGTGGCGATCGAGGACCGCGAGGTCCGTGAGGTGCGGCGCATCAAGGCCCGCGTCGAGTCCGAACGGCTGCCCCGCGGCGCCGACCCCGCACGGCACCTCAAGCTCGGCCGGGGGTCGTTGAGCGACGTCGAGTGGTTCGTCCAGCTCCTGCAGCTCCAGCACGGGCGCGAGCAGCCCGCGCTCCGGACCACCTCGACGCTCGAGGCCCTCCATGCAGCCACGGAGGCCGGCTGGGTCGCCCCGGAGGACGCCGAACGACTGGCTGCCGCGTGGCGGTTCGCCTCCCGGACCCGCAGCGCGCTGGTGCTGTGGTCGGGCAAGACGACGGACGTGCTGCCCGTCGAGCGGACGCAGCTCGAGGGCATCGCGCGGCTGCTCGAGTACCCGCCGGGGTCGGCGTCGCAGCTCGAAGAGGACTACCTCGCCGTCACACGTCGTGCCCGTCAGGTCTTCGAGCGCGAGTTCTACGGCGCCTGAGCGTCGGGCCGAGCGAGTTCCCCGGGGGAGCGACACGCCCGGACCGCCGCGACCCAGGCCAAGGTGACGAGTTGTCAAAGACAATTTCCGCCGATCGCGATCCGTACCCCGTCT from Curtobacterium sp. MCLR17_032 encodes the following:
- a CDS encoding bifunctional [glutamine synthetase] adenylyltransferase/[glutamine synthetase]-adenylyl-L-tyrosine phosphorylase, producing the protein MTSRTATSRSQLARLGFADLSGTLERIAALEARPASDLRVPIADAESVWAATADPDGALLALERLIESAPEQLRPVLADAGATERLVRLLGASIGLAEFLQRRPDELALLLEPVAPPWSQERYTASLDEAVDGSSGETARRRLRVRYRRHLAQIALFDVLHPSPTEAFPDVAAGLADLAGAALDAAVTVARREVPFPAADVAATPLAVIAMGKAGARELNYVSDVDVIFVTEPTEPADGDDAPAISTDRAVLIATRLAIAATHVITDLAAEPALWEVDANLRPEGKDGALVRTLESHVAYYERWAKGWEFQALLKARAIAGSTDLGERYVAAVAPFVWESSKRPGFVESVQRMRERVTAHIPDAQVDRQLKLGPGGLRDVEFTVQLLQLVHGRDDESVRVRSTLEAMDALATAGYVGRPEAARFGPDYALLRVLEHHIQLRRLQRTHLMPSDEDELRVLARSTRLASSASALQDRWRSVKLEVRGLHERLFYRPMLAAVASTEGEIVLTSSQVRDRLTAIGFLDPDGAVTHIRALTQGTTRRAAIQRNLLPVLLRWMAEGPAPDRALLAFRRLSDVLGESSWFLRMLRDSSGAAHSLTTVLSESAFLSGLLERFPEAVAWLDEPDTLLKPRPLPALLAETGATTARHGDAVDTAASLLRGVRRRETLRLGMAAVLGHLDVDGLGPALSDVTEATLSGALDLARRDAPDGLEFGVIAMGRYGGRELGFGSDADVLFVYRSSTVPNDVASRASQVVVRELNRLTEDALHPLDLDIDLRPEGKNGPVVRSFDSYAAYYARWSLTWEAQALLRARGAVGDEQLLRDFEHLADRTRYPVAIEDREVREVRRIKARVESERLPRGADPARHLKLGRGSLSDVEWFVQLLQLQHGREQPALRTTSTLEALHAATEAGWVAPEDAERLAAAWRFASRTRSALVLWSGKTTDVLPVERTQLEGIARLLEYPPGSASQLEEDYLAVTRRARQVFEREFYGA